Proteins co-encoded in one Bradyrhizobium sp. 170 genomic window:
- the yghU gene encoding glutathione-dependent disulfide-bond oxidoreductase — MTDAPVTDPTAYEPPKVWTWNKESGGRFASINRPVAGPTHEAELPVGRHPFQLYSLATPNGVKVTVMFEELLAAGHSGAEYDAWLIRIDGNQFGSGFVAVNPNSKIPALMDRSGPTPIRLFESGAILMHLAEKFGAFLPAGGEARAECLSWLFWQMGSAPFLGGGFGHFYAYAPTKIEYAIDRYAMEVKRQLDVLDRRLADNEYLAGSEYTIADMATWPWYGALAKGLVYGAGEFLSVHEYKNVQRWTDAIAKRPAVKRGRMVNRISGDPASQLHERHEASDFDTKTQDKIGEPAKT; from the coding sequence ATGACCGATGCCCCCGTCACCGATCCCACCGCTTACGAGCCTCCAAAGGTCTGGACCTGGAACAAGGAGAGCGGCGGCCGCTTCGCCAGCATCAATCGCCCGGTCGCAGGCCCGACGCATGAGGCCGAGTTGCCGGTCGGCCGCCATCCGTTCCAGCTCTATTCGCTGGCGACGCCGAACGGCGTCAAGGTTACGGTGATGTTCGAGGAGCTGCTGGCCGCCGGTCACAGCGGCGCCGAATACGATGCGTGGCTGATCAGGATCGACGGCAACCAGTTCGGCAGCGGCTTTGTCGCTGTTAATCCGAACTCGAAAATTCCGGCGCTGATGGACCGCAGCGGGCCAACACCGATCCGGCTGTTCGAGTCCGGCGCGATCCTGATGCATCTTGCCGAAAAGTTCGGGGCGTTTCTGCCGGCCGGCGGCGAGGCGCGGGCCGAATGCCTGTCGTGGCTGTTCTGGCAGATGGGCAGCGCGCCGTTTCTCGGCGGCGGCTTTGGACATTTCTACGCCTACGCGCCGACCAAGATCGAATACGCCATCGACCGCTACGCCATGGAGGTGAAGCGCCAGCTCGACGTGCTCGACCGCCGCCTCGCCGACAACGAATATCTCGCAGGCAGTGAGTACACGATCGCCGACATGGCCACCTGGCCGTGGTACGGCGCGCTGGCAAAGGGCCTGGTCTACGGCGCCGGCGAGTTCCTGTCGGTGCACGAATACAAAAACGTGCAGCGCTGGACCGACGCGATTGCAAAGCGCCCCGCGGTGAAGCGCGGGCGCATGGTCAACCGTATCTCGGGCGATCCGGCGAGCCAGTTGCACGAGCGGCATGAAGCCAGCGATTTCGACACAA